Proteins found in one Enterococcus sp. 9D6_DIV0238 genomic segment:
- the menC gene encoding o-succinylbenzoate synthase → MKIKRIDCYRIRLPLRIPFETSYGRLTEKAFDIILITDELGNQGIGELVAFEQPDYIEETIATARIIIEKHLIPLLIDREIDDPREISLLFQEVKGNQMAKSSIETAVWDLYAKRNGKSLQTYFSATRTQIPVGVSVGIQSDISELLKQITAYVDQGYQRVKLKIRPGYDLKPIASIREKFPDLPLMVDANSAYTIDDLSHLKKLDAYNLVMLEQPFAADDFLDHAQLQKVMKTKICLDENIRSVKACELAFALGSCRSINLKIPRVGGITEALKIVDFCEKHDLLVWLGGMFESGVGRALNLQFASQSIFTFPGDISASDRYYYEDIISKPFVLTNGKLSVPTGSGIGVSLSPEHLLKYGNYETIYTD, encoded by the coding sequence ATGAAGATTAAGCGTATCGATTGTTATCGCATTCGTCTCCCTTTACGTATTCCTTTTGAAACAAGTTACGGCCGACTAACAGAAAAAGCCTTTGATATTATATTGATCACTGATGAATTAGGTAATCAGGGGATTGGGGAGCTCGTAGCATTTGAGCAGCCAGATTATATTGAAGAAACGATTGCAACAGCACGTATCATCATAGAAAAGCACTTGATTCCTTTGTTGATCGATCGAGAAATCGATGATCCAAGAGAGATTTCTTTGCTATTTCAAGAAGTAAAAGGCAATCAAATGGCAAAATCCAGTATAGAAACTGCCGTTTGGGATTTATATGCCAAACGTAATGGAAAAAGTCTCCAAACATATTTTTCTGCAACAAGAACACAAATTCCTGTCGGCGTTAGTGTAGGCATTCAATCTGATATATCTGAATTATTAAAGCAAATTACAGCTTATGTGGATCAAGGATATCAAAGAGTTAAGTTGAAAATACGTCCTGGCTATGACTTGAAACCAATTGCTTCGATTCGAGAAAAGTTTCCTGATTTACCACTAATGGTTGATGCTAATTCTGCGTATACTATCGATGATCTTTCTCATTTGAAAAAGCTGGACGCCTATAATTTGGTGATGCTGGAGCAACCTTTTGCTGCTGATGATTTTTTAGATCATGCACAATTGCAAAAAGTAATGAAGACAAAGATCTGTTTAGATGAAAATATCCGATCGGTCAAAGCTTGTGAATTAGCTTTCGCTTTAGGGAGCTGCCGAAGTATCAATTTGAAAATCCCTAGAGTCGGTGGAATCACTGAAGCATTAAAAATCGTTGATTTTTGTGAAAAACATGACCTGCTTGTGTGGTTGGGCGGAATGTTTGAATCAGGTGTGGGTAGAGCATTGAATCTGCAGTTTGCTTCACAAAGCATATTTACTTTCCCTGGAGATATTTCAGCTTCTGATCGGTACTATTACGAAGACATAATATCAAAGCCTTTTGTTCTAACTAATGGCAAGCTTTCAGTGCCAACAGGATCGGGAATTGGCGTGTCGCTATCTCCTGAACATCTTTTGAAGTATGGAAATTATGAAACTATCTACACAGATTGA